The nucleotide window CACCAAGATGACTTCACCATCCAGGCCGCCGTAGCGGGCAAAATCATAAGTGGAAATCTTTACCAGCGCCTTTTGACCTTCGGCGACATAGCCGCGATCGGTCGGTTTGAGCCGGCTTTCAATCACCAGATTGTCGCCGGTCGGGACGATTTCCATGATCGGTTCGCCGGGCTTGACCACGTTTCCTTCGGCGGTGAACGCCAAATTGATGATGACGCCGTCAATAGGACTTTTAATCTCGGCGCGAACGCCTTGTTCGGTGGCTTTTTTCAGCAGTTCCGTAATGCGGCCGATGGTTTGCTCGGTCTTGTTGAGCTCGTCCTGGGCTTCGCGACGGAAGCGGCTTTCGTCTTCTTGGACACGCCGCTCGGCTTCGGACACGGCGGCGCGTGCACGCGGAATGCCGGCGCGGATCGACCCCAGTTCACCCTTCAAGGTTTCGACTTCCGCGCCCAATTGCAAATGATCGACGCGCGATGTCAGGCCGTCTTTCAACAGATCTTCGGAAATCTTGAAGCGTTCCTGCGCACTGGCGAGGTTGTTGGTGGTGGCACGCAAGCGGGCTTCCAGTTCCTGGACTTCAAGCTTGCGCTGTTTGACCAGTTCCTGCATGACCGCAAGGCCCGCAGCCAATTGGCGCTTGCGCGCATCGAAGGCCTGTCGTTGCGCGAGCGCTTGATCGGGAACGCGGACCGAGACGTCGGCGGGGAAGTTTGGCGTTTCCAGGCCTTCCGCTTCGGCGGCCAGTCGGGCGCGGGTCAACAATTCGCTGTCCAGTCGTACTTGCAGTTCTTGCAGGTTGGCGCCGCCGGAACCGAGGTCGAGTTGCATCAAGGTTTGCCCCGCACGCACCACATCGCCTTCCTTGACGAACAGGTCCTGGACGATGCCGCCTTCCAGATGCTGAATGACCTTGGACTTGCCCAACGGGATCACTTCGCCGGGGGCGACGGACACCTCATCCAATTTGGCAAAGTTCGACCACGCCAAACCGAATAGAATTAGCGCCATCACCGGCCATGCGGCATTGCGCCAGGTCGGCACGGGGTGCTCGGTCATCAGTTTGTCGAGCGGGTTGATTTCCGTCGTCGTCGACATGGGCTATTCTCCGACCGGTCCCTTGGAGCGCAGGCTCGGTGTGGAACGTGCCCGTGCGCCGACGCCACGACCCTTCGTGTCATTGCGTAGCGACGTGATGGATCCCGATCCCTCAGACCATTCCTTTAAAATGGATTGGGTGGTGGGGCGCAAAGTCGCACCGGTCTTGATTTTTGGGTGCTTCTTGGCTGAGGCTTCGGCGCGCGGCGCACTGTTTCCGGCATGGGGGTCCAGATTTGGCAAGGCCCGCACAAGTTTCGGTCCCCGCACAGTGGGGTTTGCACCGGATGGGACTGTCGGGGGCGCACTCTTTGAAGCGGATGAAAGCGATGGCGTTTTGGTTTTTCCTACGCGCGTGTGCGGGCGTTCCTTGCCGCGTAGCTGGACGCTGGCGTTCGCTTTCGGTGCGGGCGGGCGGACATGCGGCGTCGCTTTGGGGAGCGTCTTGCTGGTCGCCGCAGGGCTGCGCACCGTCGCCGAGGTAGCCGGTTTGACACCTTCGAGCGAGATCGACGATGCTTCTTGACGCGAACGTAAGTTTGGTACCGAACGCGGCGTCGCTTTCGACTTGCGTGCTTGGGTGGCGGCTGTGGGTTTGACGGCTCTGGCGAGATCCTGGCTGCGCGCAACCGACGGGGCTTTGCCGCGCGGGGTTGCTGCGGCCTTCACCTGACGCTTGGGCGTTGCGGCCTGAGGGGGCGCCGACGCTTTGACAGCGGGCTTCGTTGAAGCTTTTGCTAGGTCGGCCGATGCCGATGCGCCAGCCGCAATTGCGTTATCGGCAAGCTTTTGCAACGGCGTTTCCGGTGTCGACTGAACCGCCGGCGCAGTCGATGCCGCAGCCTGAGCAGTGGCTTTGCCCGAAGCGGGTGAGGCAGCGGGAGCACTTTTGCCTTTGCCAGGACCAGGCGTGGCGGGGGTGGGGCCATCGCCTTTGGGTGGCGGCGCCTTGCCGCCGAATAGGCGCGGCAAAACTTCGCGTGCAGGGCCAGCAAGCGCCAGTTTGCCACGATCCAAGGCGTAGAGATAGTCGCACGCCGACAGCAAAGTCGGGCTGTGGCTGACCATGATCACGGTGCGGGTCTTGGCGATTTCGATCAGAGTGTTTTTCAACTCGGTTTCTGCATGACGGTCGAGGCTCGACGACGGTTCATCCAACAGCACCACCGGCGGATCGCCGACCAACGCGCGGGCGATGGCGATACGTTGACGTTGACCGCCGGACAACCTCCCACCGGCTTCGCCGATTTCGGTCGCGTAGCCGTCCGGCAAGTCGATGATGAATTCGTGCACGCCGGCCTCGGTTGCGGCCTTGATGACCTCTTCGTCCGAGGCATCGGGTTTGCGCGATGTGATGTTGTCGCGCACTGTGCCAGCGAAAAGCACGCTTTCTTGAGGCACATAGCCCAACCAGTCGGCCAGTTCGGATCGCGTAAACTGCGCCATGTCGGCGCCGTCCAAGGTGACGCGGCCTTTATGCGGTTGATAGAGGCCCTGAATGATTTTCAACAGCGTGGTTTTGCCCGAACCGTTTCGCCCCACCAAGGCGTGCACGCCACCGGGCTGAATTTCCACGGTGATGCCGGATACCACCGGCGCTTGATCCTCGCCATAGGAGAAGAAGACGTTTTCGATGCTCAGCGCGCCTTTGGGTTTTTCCAGTTTGACTTCGCTGACTTCACGCTCGGAGGTGTTGAGGAACACGGTGCCCAGGCGTTCCGTTGCTTGGTTGAAACCGGCATACAAGCGCCATGTGCCGACCAATTGGTTGAGCGGCCCCATGATGCGTCCGGACAGCATGTTGGTGGCGATCAATGCGCCGATGGTGAGATTTTGGTCGATGATCGCCAAAGCGCCCACGGTGGTCAGCAACAAGGACGTGATCAGGCCCAGCGACGCGCCTAGGTTGGAAAAGCCGTCGGTTTTGGAGCCGCGGTTGATGGCGCTTTCGATGTTTTCGGCGTGTTTTTCTTCCCACACCGGCTCCATCGAACGGTCCAGCCCCAAGGCTTTGATGGTGGTGCGTCCGGCGATCATTTCGCCGACCAATGAATCTCGGGTTTGGGTGGATTTGCGTTCTTGACCGCTGGCATCCGACATGACGTTGGACGAACGCCACGCGATGAACATGAACACCGGCAACATCACCAGCAACACCCAAGCGACCGGGGCGGCGATGACGAAAATCAGAATGAGAAACAAGATTGCGAAGGGCAAGTCCGCGACCAGTAGCGCGGTGGAACCCGACAGGGTATTGCGTACGACGTCGACATCGCGAAACAGCGACGACCAGTACGCCGACGGCTGCGCTTCCAGATTTTGCAGCGGCATGCGCATGATTTTGCGGAACAGTCGACGCCCCAGATCGACATCGACACGCAAAGCCACGGTTTGCAGAATGCGGGCACGCGATTGACGCAAGACGTAATCGAAGGCGATAACCAGGAACATGCCGACGACCAAGCCCTGCAAGGTGCTGATGCCGTTGCTGTTCACCACGCGGTTATACACCTGCATGGTGAAAACCGGCACCGCCAGCGCCAGCAAATTGACGAAAAAGGACATCGCCACGACTTCGCGGAAGACGGGCGTCAAAGGCTTCAGAAAAGGTTTAAGCCAACTTTTGGCCGACGGTTCGGTCGACGGGTCCAATGCGGTTTCTCCGGTCAAGCGCCTGAAAAGTAAGCCTTATTCTGGGCTTTTGATGGCGCGTGGACCTTTAAAGGGCTAATGTAAACGTCCACGGATATCATCATAGAATCGGGTTAACGCCGGGTAAAGAGAAACTGAAAAATACAAGTATTATTTTTTTCATGATTCCAAAGGGTTCGGCGAAGAGTCTGTCGGCTGGCTTTATCGGCGTGGGACGCCTATGCAGCTTGTGGGATGAGGCGACTTTTTTGAGCTTTTTAAGATTTGCAAACAGCTTTCTCGAAAATGTACGGCAATTTCCCTTGACCGGGTGCGTGGGGAAATTGTCTAGTTAAGACAAGATCATAGCGATGCGATCGAGAAGACGTTTCTGGGGAGAGGAAAGCCTGTGCCGCTTGGCCGGGTTTTGAGGGCACAATCAGATGAAGTCGTTTTTGAAAAAGGCATTCAGCGTCGAGCGCATGGTGGGCATTGTGATGCTCTTGGCGCTGCTGGTGCTGTCGCGGTTGGACCCGTATCCGGTCGAATTTCTGCGCGAAAAGAGCTTCGACATCTATCAGCAGATCAAACCCCGTCCTCTGCCCAAGCCCGAAGACCGCCTCGTCACCATCATCGACATCGACGAGCGCAGTCTGCGTGAAGTCGGTCAAATGCCCTGGTCGCGAAAAATCATGGCGCAATTGGTCGCCCAGTTGCACAACTATGGTGTTGGTGTGACCGCTTTCGATATCGTGTTCGCCGAACCCGACCGCATGAATCCCGAAGGCGTGGTAGATTCTTTGGTGGGTATCGACGAAGACGTGCGCGAAAAGATTTTGAAGCTGGAAAGCAATGACGAAATCTTTGGTCGCATCGTCTCTCAGGCCAACGTGGTGCTGGGGCAAGCCGGCTATTGGGACCAATTGCCCAATAATGCGGGCGAGCCGTTTAAAAAATCCGTTGCGGTGCGCAAATTGACCAAAGATACGCCGGATCCGACGGCCTTCCTCACCGGCGTGCCGACACTGATCCGCAATCTTCCGGTGTTGGAAAAAGGCGCCAAGGGGGTTGGGATGTTCTCACTCAACCCATCCATCGACGGTATCATTCGCCAAGTTCCTTTGGTCACCAAGCATGAAGGGCATCTCTATCCGGCCTTGTCGGTCGAAGCCATTCGCGTCGGTTTTGCAGTTTCGACCTTGATGGCGGAGGTCAACCCGTTTGGCCTCAGCGCCATCGGCGTCGCGCCGAAAAGCAAGGTCAAGCCTAAGGGCCTGAAAATTCCCACCAACGAAAAGGGCATGGTTCGTCCTTATTTTGCGCCCCATGATCAGCGCATGTACGTGTCGGCCGCGGACGTCTTGAACGGCAAGGCGGACAAATCGAAGATTGCCGGAAAGATTGCGTTCATCGGCACGTCCGCCGTGGGGCTTTTGGATATTCGCTCGACGCCGATCGACCCCATCATTCCCGGGGTCGAGGTTCACGCGCAAGTGATCGAAAACGCCTTGGCGATCGACCGTAACGTTGGCGTGGTGGCGGCGGAGTTCTTCCTCACCCGCCCCAATTTAACCAAGGGCGCGGAAATGCTGTTGATCGCCTTTGGCGGCCTGTTGATGATCATCATTGCACCGATGTTGGGGGCGACGCGTTCGTTGATGGTGTTTTTGGTGCTGTCGGTCAGCGCCGTTGGCTTGTCTTGGTATCTGTTTACAGAAAAACGCATGCTGCTGGACGCGACGTTCGCAGTGATCTCGACGTTCTTGCTCTATTCGACGTTGACGTACATGAGTTTCACCCGTGAAGAAGCGGCCAAGCGCCAGACCCGCGACGCGTTCTCCAAATACCTGTCGCCCGACATGGTCAATGTCGTGGCGGAAAATCCCGACCAGTTGAAATTGGGCGGACAGAAGCGCGACATGACGTTGCTGTTCTGCGACGTGCGCGGCTTTACTACCATTTCCGAACAGTTCGACGCCGAAGGTCTGACCAAACTGATCAACAAACTTTTGACGCCGTTGACCAACGTCATCTTGGCGCGCAAGGGTACGGTCGACAAATACATGGGCGATTGCATCATGGCGTTTTGGAACGCCCCGCTGGACGATCCCGAACACGCCAAGAACGGCTGTATTTCGGCGCTGAAGATGCTCGAGGAAATGGAGCCGCTCAACCAACGTTTGGAGCAAGAAGCCAAGGAAGAAGGGCGCAAGCACATCCCGTTGAAGGTCGGCTTGGGCCTCAATTCCGGCGAGTGCGTCGTCGGCAACATGGGGTCCGATCAGCGCTTCGATTATTCGGTTTTGGGCGACACCGTGAACTTGGCGTCACGTCTGGAAGGCCAGTCGAAAACCTACGGTGTGCGCATTGTGATCGGCGACAGCACCCACGCCCAGGTGCCGACCATGGCGACCATCGAGCTGGACCTGATCAAGGTCAAAGGCAAGACCGAAGCGGTGCGTATCTTCGCCTTGCTCGGCGATGAGGATTTGGCCCAACAGTCCGACTTCCAAGCCTTCAAGCTCAAGATCGACGAACTGCTGGCCAAGTACCGCGGCCAAGATTGGGCGGGGGCGAAAGTCGCGTGTGACGAGGCCCGCGCCATGCACGCACCGTTCGACATCGACGACACCTTCTTCGATCTTTACGAAGAGCGCATCGCGGCCGGTGAAGCCAACCCACCGGGCGAAGGCTGGGACGGCGTGTTCACCGCGACGACGAAGTAGGGTTGGATCAAATCGCTTGCGCGACGATCTGTTCCACGTCGGCGGCAAAGGTCACAGGGTCGATGGGTTTGTCGATGAAGCCGTCAGCGCCGCAGGCGCGGGCTTTCTCTTTCCACAGCTTGTCGGTGCGCGCCGAGATCAAGATGATCTTCATACCCGACAATCGCGCATTGGCCTTGACCAATTCGCACAGCTCCAGCCCGGTCAGTTCCGCCATCACCAAGTCGGTGATCAGAACGTCGGGCGGGTCGTATTTGAGGTTGGAAACGATAGGACCGCCGGCGGGCGAGGCGAGCACCTCGTGACCGGCTTGTTGAAGCGATAGGTACATGACTTCGATTAAGTCTGGGTCGTCATCGACAAGTACGATCTTCATCAGCTTCACTCCCCGTCAAGGCCCGCGTCAAGGCATGGCACGAATTGAGCACGTTCTATTTTATTGTATGTAGGTTCCCCTCAGCGGAACGCATGCATTTATTTCGACTTCATCACCCAAACGCCATTCCAATCCTTAGGCTTTTCGGCTTTCAGATGGGTACAGCGTTCGATGTAAGTGTTGGACAATTCATCCTTGGGATTGGCTTTGAGCACTTCCTTGAACGATGAAATGGCCTTGTCCCAATTGCCGGCTGTGTAGTGTTTGCGGCCTTCGGAAAAATAGTTCACCCCGTCCATCAGATTGGGGAATGTTTCGTCGGTGTGGTAGTCGAGCACTTCGTAAACCCGCACCGGCTTGGTTTTGCCTTTGACGATCACGTCGTCGACGTCGCGGATGCGATACGTGCCCTTGAGTCGCTTGTAGGTGAATTCCGAAATCAACAGATGGGCGTGGTACTGCTTGCACGCGCTTTCCAGCCGGGCGGCGAGGTTCACGCCGTCGCCGATCATGGTGTAGTCCATACGCTTGGGCGAACCGATGTTGCCCGACACGACGTTGTCGGTGTTGAGCCCCAAGCCGTGGTCGATCTTCATTTCGCCGCGCGCTTCGCGCACGATGTTCCATTCGTTGAGGCTGGTGAGCATCTTGATGGCGGCGCGCATGGCGCGGTCTTCGTCGTCGCCGTGCGCGACCGGAATGCCGAACGCCGCCATGATGGCGTCGCCGATGAACTTATCGAGCATGCCGCCTTCTTCGGTGATGCAATCGACCATGATGGTGAAGTATTCGTTGAGCAGCGCCACCGTGCCCTGCGGGCCGAGCGCTTCGGTGATGGTGGTGAAGGAGCGCACGTCGGAAAACAGCACCGTCGCGTCGGCGCTGCGCCCGCCGAGAAAATCGTCGCCTTGGCCGCCTTCCATCAACTGATCGGCCAAGCCCGGGTCCATATAGCGGCTCATGGTCGACTTCATGCGCTTTTCCGACGAGATGTCTTCGATCATGACCATCGAGCCGAGCTTTTCGCCATTGCTGGAAATCAGCGGTAGCGTGGTGACGTTGGCCGAGGTCGGTTCCTCACCGAAGAACAGTTCCGCGTCCATCGAGATGTCGGCGACTTGGCTTTCGTCGACCTTCTTGATTTTCTTGATCACCCAATCGTTTTTGCCGGTGAAGAATTCTTCCGCCGTCTTGCCGATCACGTCGGCGTCGCTTTCCAGCTTCATGATGCGATGGCCGGCGCGGTTACAGGTGACGATCTTGCCGTCTTCGTCGGTGGTGACCACAGCGTTGGACATACTTTCCAGCATGCTTTCGTTGTAGTTCTTCATGTTCTGGACGTCGCTGAACAGTTTGGCATTTTCCAGGCCGATGGAAATCTGCGCGGTGAACGCCTTGAGGCGCTGTTCGTCTTCGTCGGTGAAGGGCCCGCCCTTTTTGTTCAGCACCTGGGTGACGCCAATGCATTTGCCTTCCTTGTTGACCACCGGGGTACACAGGATCGAACGGGTGAAGAACCCGGTCTTCTTGTCGAACGCCGGATTGAACCGCAGATCGGCATAGGCATAGGGAATGTTGATGGACTTGACCGAGGTGAACACCGTTCCCGCGATGCCGAGGTGGTTGGGTAATCGGATTTCCAGCGCGTTCAATCCCGCGCCAACCATCGACCACAACTCGTTGGTTTTTTCGTCGTTGAGAAACAGGGTCGAGCGTTCGGCGTTCAGCATTCGTGTCGCTTCGCCCATGACCTTGGCGAGCAAGGCGTTCAAGTTGATTTCCGACGTGACGTCCGAGACCACGTCCAGGAATTCCATTTCCTGGCTGCGCTTCTTTTGCATGCGCTCGACGAACTCGGTGCTTTGCAGCGCCACCGCCGCCTGGGTTGCGATGTCTTGCAGGAACTCCAGATCGTCTTTGTCGAAATGGGTGTGTTGACGGCCGTTCTTTTTGTTCAGCGATTGGACCACGCCGATGACGTCGCCTTTGACGGTTTTGATCGGTGCGCACAAGATGGATCGGGTGCGAAAGCCGGTCTGCTCGTCGATGGATTTGTTGAACCGCGCATCGGCGTGGGCGTCGTCGATGATGGTGCCTTTGCCCGAAGAAAACACCCAACCGGCAATACCGCTGTCGTTGAGGATGCGGATTTCGCGGATGTTCTTGCCTTGCGCCACGCGGGTGTACAGCTCGCCCGTTTCCGGGTCGTTCAGGAACAACGAAGAGCGTTCCGCATTGGTTTCGCGGCTGACGATTTCGACCAGTTCACGCAACACTTCGTCGAGCGTTTCGATCCCCGCCATGTGACGCGAGATGCCAAGCAGCAAATCGGCGCGTTGCAGGCGGTGAATTTCCGCTTCGCTTAGGCGCGTGACGTCGCGGGCCTTGGGTTTGGGGCGGGCGGCTTTGGCCTTGGACGGCACTGTCGTGACCGTTGCTTTGCGTGCGCCGGCCTTGACCGTGGTGGGCTTGGCTGTGGAGGTTTTGGCTTTGGTTTTTTTTGCGGCGGCGGCCTTGGATGAGCCCGCTGCCTGCGCGGTGGTTTTTGCGCGCGCTTTTTTGGTTACCCCTTGGGTCGACTGTGTGCCGGCCATGATTTTCCCCCGCTCTAAGCGTTGTTCTTTTTCAGGGCTTCTAGCTCGTCGCGAAGCGCCTGGATGGTGTCATGCAGCTGTTTTGTTTCATCGCGCGCGTGACGCGTCAGCTGTTCGATTTGGTCTTCGTACTTGAATTTAACGTCGTCGGTTTCGTCGCGGATCGCCTGAATGGTTTGACGCAGTTGAGTGGCTTCGTCCTGGCCGTCCTTGATTGCGCCGTGCACGGCTTCGTCCTTGTCGAAACGCAGACTTTCCAATTCGTCGCGCAATGCGCCCGCGGTGGCGCGCAATTGCTGGATTTCCTGGTTGGCCTCGGACACGGCGGCGGCGATGGCTTCGTCGCGTTCAAAGCGCACCTTCTCCATCTCATCACGCAGGGCCTGAATGGTATTTTTCAGGTGGCGGATTTCCGTTTGCGCGACAAGCAGCTCGTCCGTTTCTTGCAGTGTGACGCCCATGACCGTCCCATGATGTGCTTGGGGGAACCCAGTTTCAAATTCGTAGCACGATTTAACGACAAATCCTTATATTTCGCAAGGTTAGGTCGCGTAAATCGTTCGCGGTTGGGAAAGGTTTGGGGAAACGGGTGAGGTGTCGGGACGAAACCGTCAGTTCGCGCCGTGCGGCCCCGGTCCGGTGGCGGTAAGACCGATGAGTTCGGGCGCCGCGTCGGCGGACAGTTCGACGGTGCCGCCGCTGACCATCACCCGGTTGCGGCCTTCGGCCTTGGCGGTGTAGAGCGCCTTGTCGGCCTTGGCCATGATGGCGTGGATGTCGGTGTCGTCCTTTTGCAGCATCGCCACGCCGATCGACGCGGTGACCTTGATGGTGCGTTTGTCCCAACGGATGTTGAGGTCTTGAATGTCGCTGCGGATGCGTTCCGCCAGCGCAATCGCGCCAACCAAGTCTGTTTCGGGCAGCATCAGGGCGAACTCTTCGCCGCCGATGCGTCCCAGCACATCGGGCCCGCGCAAGATGCTTTTGACCGAGGTGACGAAGCGGCGCAGCACCTCGTCGCCGCCGGCATGACCGAAGGCGTCGTTGATCTTCTTGAAAAAGTCGAGGTCGATCATCAACACCGAAAGCGGATGGCCGTAGCGTTTGGCGCGCGGCACTTCGGTGGAGGCCTCATAGATGAAATGGCGGCGATTGTAGGCCCCGGTCAGGCCGTCGGTGGTGGCCAGGGCGCGCAGCTCTTCTTCCATTTTCTTTTGCAACGAGATGTCGATGATCATGCCGTTGAACACGATCTCTTCGTCGCTGACCGGCACCGGCTTGGAGATGCCGCGCCACCATTTTTCTTCGCCGGACGGCGTCAGGAAACGGCCTTCGAACGACCAGTCTGTGCGTTTTTCGAACGCGTCCTGAACGGTTTTGAGATAGCGTTCCTCGTCGTCGGGGTGGATAGAAAGCGCCTGCCAGTTCCTTTGCAGTTCGGCGGCGCTGACGCCGTACAATTCCTTGCAGCGCGGGCTGACATAAAGATAGCCGCGTTCGCCGCCGCGCCGTTCGTACCATTGGAAAATCACCCCGGGCACGTTTGCGGCCATGTCGCGGAACTTGCGTTCCGATGTTTCCAACGCGGCCTTTTCGCGCTCATACGCGGTGATTTGACTGCGCAAACGGTTGACCAAACCGAACACGATCAAACCGATCACGCCCATGACGGGGATGAACACCCAGCCGAAATAGACCAGATTGGCGCCGGTGTCGGAGGTTTCGTTCAGCGCCTGCTCGGCAACCCCGGCCTGTTGGCGCCAAGCCCAGCGCAGCTGATCCAAAGCCGCGATGGCGGCGTCGGGGTTGAGGTCGATGCGGGTGTCGATTTGTGCCGGCGTCATGCCGGTTTGGCGCAATTTGGGAATTTCCTGGACCTGGGCGCGGCTTTTGAGCACCAGGGCTTTGAGATCGTCGAGCGCCGCCGTTTCGGCCTCGTTGATTTCGAGTAAGCGGTATGAGTCGATGGCGTTTTTGGCTTGGTCCAGATCGATGTCGATCCACGTCAGGACATGATCTTTGCCATGCAACAGATAGTCCTTGAGGTGTTGGGCGAAACCGGAATAGCCCAGATACTGGTGCATTTGGGTCAGGTAGGTGATCTTTTGCTCAGACACTTGGTCGTAGTGATGCCATGTGGCGCGCATGTCGCTGAACAGGCGGATGGCGTTCGCGCCGATATAAACCCCGCCGATGGCGGTCGCGACGATCAGCACCATGGCGAGAGAACTGATGGTGTTCCAGCGTGAGGCGATGGGGGTCTTGATGATCGACATAAGCCGCATTTGTCGGTCCAGAGCTCTTGGGGCCAAATTTGCATCCGCACGCTAGAAAATGCGCGGGACAAAGGCAAACGAAGGTTATGTGACGGTTGTGTGAAGGATTTGGGCGTAACAAAAAGCGCGACCCCGATGATTTCGAGGTCGCGCTTCTTTTGACAACGACGGTCAGGGAGGAGGGGGGGAGGGATTAACCGTCGATGTCGTTGTATGCGTCGTATTCGGCGTGGTTCAGACGCTTGGCCAATTCGGAAGCGTTCGGCTTATCGGATTTCGGCTGGATGAAGATGCCTTTTTCCGCCATCACTTCGTAACGGGCGTGGTTGACCTTGCGCGGCTCGGCCTTTTTGGCGGTTTTGCCGGGCATCTGCGTGATGATGCCGAGGTCGGCCTGGGTTTCGTACTGTGCATAGGTGTCAGCGGCCAGGGCTTGTCCCGCGGAAATCGCGATGAAGAAGGAAGCAGCGGCGCCAAAGACGAGGGCATAAACGAGTTTGTTGGTCTGGGTCATAATTTGGATCCTTTCGGGGGACTGAATTGCGTTTGTTTAATGTTTTGTTCGTTGGAGGCATTCTAAACACGTGGAATTGAACCGAACCTGAAACCTACGTTCAGCTTGCGTTCAGGTTGCATTAGAAAAATCGCATATAATGGGTTCAAAATTTTGATAATAAACAAAAATAGTAATAAGTAACCATTTGGTATGCGTAATTTGCATGTCAGTTATGCACTTAAAAGAAAGCATTTCTGATGCATAAAGAAAACGGCCCCGGTGGAGAGCCGGGGCCGCTGCCGCTGGAGACGCGGACTTTGGCAAGGTCGGCAAATCCGCCTTTGGGGAAACGGACTTGCTGACACGATTATGCGCGAGGACGACCGCACGGCCTGTGCAATCGCTCACAGGTCTGCGTTATTTCAGCCAAAAGCTGGTATATGAAAAAAAAGGGTTCAGAGGGCCAGCTCTTCGCGGCTGCGCACTACCAAAGCACGACAATCATTAGGCCAAGCACTCCCCAACCCATGACGGTCAGAATGCCCCACATCGTTTTCATGTCGCCAGTATCGCATCAAAACCAGTGCTACAGAATAAAATAAAGGGCCAGCCCATCTCTGGGCTGGCCCTTTTATTGGCTCCGGCGGTAAGATTCGAACTTACGACCGATCGATTAACAGTCGATTGCTCTACCACTGAGCTACG belongs to Magnetovibrio sp. and includes:
- a CDS encoding GAF domain-containing protein — translated: MAGTQSTQGVTKKARAKTTAQAAGSSKAAAAKKTKAKTSTAKPTTVKAGARKATVTTVPSKAKAARPKPKARDVTRLSEAEIHRLQRADLLLGISRHMAGIETLDEVLRELVEIVSRETNAERSSLFLNDPETGELYTRVAQGKNIREIRILNDSGIAGWVFSSGKGTIIDDAHADARFNKSIDEQTGFRTRSILCAPIKTVKGDVIGVVQSLNKKNGRQHTHFDKDDLEFLQDIATQAAVALQSTEFVERMQKKRSQEMEFLDVVSDVTSEINLNALLAKVMGEATRMLNAERSTLFLNDEKTNELWSMVGAGLNALEIRLPNHLGIAGTVFTSVKSINIPYAYADLRFNPAFDKKTGFFTRSILCTPVVNKEGKCIGVTQVLNKKGGPFTDEDEQRLKAFTAQISIGLENAKLFSDVQNMKNYNESMLESMSNAVVTTDEDGKIVTCNRAGHRIMKLESDADVIGKTAEEFFTGKNDWVIKKIKKVDESQVADISMDAELFFGEEPTSANVTTLPLISSNGEKLGSMVMIEDISSEKRMKSTMSRYMDPGLADQLMEGGQGDDFLGGRSADATVLFSDVRSFTTITEALGPQGTVALLNEYFTIMVDCITEEGGMLDKFIGDAIMAAFGIPVAHGDDEDRAMRAAIKMLTSLNEWNIVREARGEMKIDHGLGLNTDNVVSGNIGSPKRMDYTMIGDGVNLAARLESACKQYHAHLLISEFTYKRLKGTYRIRDVDDVIVKGKTKPVRVYEVLDYHTDETFPNLMDGVNYFSEGRKHYTAGNWDKAISSFKEVLKANPKDELSNTYIERCTHLKAEKPKDWNGVWVMKSK
- a CDS encoding diguanylate cyclase; this encodes MSIIKTPIASRWNTISSLAMVLIVATAIGGVYIGANAIRLFSDMRATWHHYDQVSEQKITYLTQMHQYLGYSGFAQHLKDYLLHGKDHVLTWIDIDLDQAKNAIDSYRLLEINEAETAALDDLKALVLKSRAQVQEIPKLRQTGMTPAQIDTRIDLNPDAAIAALDQLRWAWRQQAGVAEQALNETSDTGANLVYFGWVFIPVMGVIGLIVFGLVNRLRSQITAYEREKAALETSERKFRDMAANVPGVIFQWYERRGGERGYLYVSPRCKELYGVSAAELQRNWQALSIHPDDEERYLKTVQDAFEKRTDWSFEGRFLTPSGEEKWWRGISKPVPVSDEEIVFNGMIIDISLQKKMEEELRALATTDGLTGAYNRRHFIYEASTEVPRAKRYGHPLSVLMIDLDFFKKINDAFGHAGGDEVLRRFVTSVKSILRGPDVLGRIGGEEFALMLPETDLVGAIALAERIRSDIQDLNIRWDKRTIKVTASIGVAMLQKDDTDIHAIMAKADKALYTAKAEGRNRVMVSGGTVELSADAAPELIGLTATGPGPHGAN